A single Sphingopyxis chilensis DNA region contains:
- a CDS encoding alpha/beta fold hydrolase, protein MMTVEDIDFGEPPPPRRPLFRRKRVLIPLGVILAIIVGFLLLLTPDTDRDAMIAKYGGPNAAFVAGPAGQRIHYRDQGRADGPPIILIHGANASLHTWEPLVKRLGATYRIVTLDLPGHGLTGATPDTDYSAKGMMEAVDVVAARLGLDHFILGGNSMGGWVAWRYTLAQPARVDALLLIDAAGMPLRKGEKRPESNVGFRILEYPFGRWLATRVTPRMLVEQSLRGSVEKQEIIDDAMIDRYWELLRFPGNRPATVLRARMNREPAMAAHVGEIGAPTLILFGDRDRVINPTAAKTFNERIAGSEVVILPGIGHLPMEEAPDATAAAIADFLKRRLAPAPARPETR, encoded by the coding sequence ATGATGACTGTCGAGGACATAGATTTCGGTGAGCCGCCGCCACCGCGGCGTCCCTTGTTCCGGCGCAAGCGGGTGCTGATCCCGCTTGGCGTCATACTCGCGATCATCGTCGGTTTTCTTCTCCTCCTGACTCCCGATACCGATCGTGACGCGATGATCGCCAAATATGGCGGCCCGAACGCGGCCTTCGTCGCAGGACCGGCGGGCCAGCGCATTCACTATCGCGATCAGGGCCGGGCCGATGGCCCGCCGATCATCCTGATCCACGGCGCCAATGCCAGCCTCCATACGTGGGAGCCGCTGGTGAAGCGGCTCGGCGCCACCTATCGCATCGTCACGCTCGACCTGCCCGGCCACGGGCTCACCGGCGCCACCCCCGATACCGATTATTCGGCCAAGGGGATGATGGAGGCGGTCGATGTCGTTGCCGCCAGGCTCGGGCTCGATCATTTCATCCTCGGCGGCAATTCGATGGGCGGCTGGGTGGCGTGGCGTTACACGCTCGCGCAGCCCGCGCGCGTCGATGCGCTGCTGCTGATCGACGCCGCCGGCATGCCGCTTCGCAAGGGCGAAAAGCGCCCCGAATCGAACGTCGGCTTTCGCATCCTCGAATATCCCTTCGGGCGCTGGCTCGCGACTCGGGTGACGCCGCGGATGCTCGTCGAACAGTCGCTGCGCGGTTCGGTCGAGAAGCAGGAGATCATCGATGACGCGATGATCGACCGCTATTGGGAATTGCTGCGTTTTCCCGGCAATCGCCCGGCCACCGTGTTGCGCGCGCGGATGAACCGCGAGCCCGCGATGGCCGCGCACGTCGGGGAGATCGGGGCGCCGACCTTGATCCTGTTCGGCGACCGGGACCGGGTGATCAACCCGACCGCGGCCAAGACCTTCAACGAACGGATCGCGGGGTCGGAAGTCGTGATCCTGCCTGGCATCGGTCACTTGCCGATGGAAGAGGCGCCGGACGCGACCGCAGCCGCCATCGCCGACTTCCTCAAGCGGCGGCTTGCGCCCGCTCCGGCTCGTCCAGAAACGCGCTGA
- a CDS encoding alpha/beta fold hydrolase, whose amino-acid sequence MSRISGRPAISTEHVYGLSLRVARWREGAPGTPLLFLNGIGADIAAAAPLLAQIHGREVWTLDMPGVGGSPDALLPYGAPTIAAVVMEIADRLGHKLVDVAGFSWGGALAQQVAVQFPHRVRRLVLMATTPTVSAPGIGWAALLDDDMLASGLKLPTATPLGLAYQSMAMAGWTSAAALPHLKGTPVLILMGERDGVVPACHGQAIADLIDGAVLEVVPGSHLFPFTHAAAISARISAFLDEPERAQAAA is encoded by the coding sequence ATGAGCAGGATCAGCGGCCGGCCGGCCATCAGCACCGAGCATGTCTACGGCCTTTCGCTTCGCGTCGCACGTTGGCGTGAGGGAGCACCCGGCACGCCGCTGCTGTTCCTCAACGGCATCGGCGCCGATATCGCCGCCGCCGCGCCGCTGCTCGCGCAAATCCACGGTCGCGAAGTGTGGACGCTGGACATGCCGGGCGTCGGCGGCTCGCCCGACGCGCTGCTGCCCTATGGCGCGCCGACGATCGCGGCGGTGGTGATGGAGATAGCGGACCGGCTGGGTCACAAGCTGGTCGATGTCGCGGGCTTCAGCTGGGGCGGCGCGCTGGCGCAGCAGGTCGCGGTCCAGTTCCCCCACCGCGTACGGCGGCTGGTGCTGATGGCGACGACACCGACCGTCAGCGCGCCGGGGATCGGCTGGGCCGCGCTGCTCGATGACGATATGCTGGCAAGCGGGCTCAAGCTGCCGACCGCGACGCCGCTCGGGCTCGCCTATCAGTCGATGGCGATGGCGGGATGGACGAGCGCGGCGGCGCTGCCGCACCTGAAAGGCACGCCCGTCCTGATCCTGATGGGCGAGCGCGACGGCGTCGTTCCCGCATGCCACGGCCAGGCGATCGCCGACCTGATCGACGGCGCGGTGCTGGAAGTGGTGCCGGGATCCCACCTCTTCCCCTTTACCCATGCCGCGGCGATTTCGGCGCGGATCAGCGCGTTTCTGGACGAGCCGGAGCGGGCGCAAGCCGCCGCTTGA
- a CDS encoding GNAT family N-acetyltransferase, whose product MTDQSLDMTLSEAGGTSIVTRDGAEIMLRPVTADDAALLNRFFDGLAPDDMRFRFLSAQPHLSGAQLAAMIDVDHRHREHLLAFESNRNELVASLLIAADDKFEVAEVAIAILPAYKGRGVGWSLLNHAVDLAKKRGVKRLRSIESRDNREAIDVERTLGFRSSDYEGDATLALLEIDLG is encoded by the coding sequence ATGACCGACCAATCGCTGGATATGACGCTCTCCGAAGCCGGCGGCACGAGCATCGTCACGCGCGATGGCGCCGAGATCATGTTGCGGCCCGTCACCGCCGACGATGCAGCGCTGCTCAATCGCTTTTTCGATGGTCTGGCGCCCGATGATATGCGGTTTCGCTTCCTCAGCGCCCAGCCGCATCTGTCGGGCGCGCAGCTGGCGGCGATGATCGACGTCGATCACCGTCATCGCGAGCATCTGCTGGCGTTCGAAAGCAACCGCAACGAACTTGTCGCGAGTCTCCTGATCGCGGCCGACGACAAATTCGAGGTGGCCGAGGTCGCGATCGCGATTTTGCCGGCATATAAGGGCCGCGGCGTCGGATGGAGCCTGTTGAACCACGCTGTCGACCTCGCGAAGAAGCGCGGCGTCAAACGGCTGCGTTCGATCGAAAGCCGCGACAATCGCGAAGCGATCGACGTCGAACGAACGCTCGGCTTCCGTTCAAGTGACTATGAAGGCGATGCGACGCTGGCGCTCCTCGAGATCGACCTCGGCTAG
- a CDS encoding SpoIIAA family protein, producing MMEWINGADDVIALRLADKITGADLDAIMDRLDAAMAQHAKVHIFVETHSVDGIELSGLGSYMARALPLFGKLGHFGRVAVVADQAWIRAGTRLESALLPGISYRTFTPERREEALTWVVGATVDA from the coding sequence ATGATGGAATGGATCAACGGCGCGGACGACGTCATCGCGCTCAGGCTCGCCGACAAGATCACCGGCGCCGACCTCGACGCCATCATGGACAGGCTCGATGCGGCCATGGCGCAGCATGCGAAGGTGCATATCTTCGTCGAAACGCATTCGGTCGACGGAATCGAGCTTTCCGGTCTCGGCTCCTATATGGCCAGGGCGTTGCCGCTGTTCGGCAAGCTCGGCCACTTCGGCCGGGTGGCGGTCGTTGCCGACCAGGCGTGGATCCGCGCGGGCACGCGGCTAGAAAGCGCGCTGTTGCCCGGCATCAGCTATCGCACCTTCACGCCCGAACGACGCGAAGAAGCCCTCACCTGGGTTGTGGGCGCAACCGTCGATGCCTGA
- a CDS encoding PAS domain-containing sensor histidine kinase, with product MPLMERSLPARVLVALALVVVAALVRNLFDFWIDGQAAFLLFALAILSASILAGPLAAAIAVFPSLLLGIYFSGFRETGAVDFVEAALFLMTAAGIILLARLSHGLKGRIRESEGSAARRAAEADVLAEELGLLIDGAEGHAIYLLDPEGRVTIWNKGAERLKGWCEEDVIGLDASVFYPSDAIASGKPADDLARAARDGRFDAEDWRVRKDGSEFLADVSITALRHPDGSLRGFAKVVSDITGRRASEEALRSQESHLRSILSTVPDAMVVIDDQGLILSFSAAAEQLFGYSEAELLGANVSMLMPSPDRERHDNYIRRYLETGEKRIIGIGRVVFAQRKDGSTFPMELSIGEATGEAHPLFTGFIRDLTERQKTEEQLESLQSELIHVSRVSAMGTMASTLAHELNQPLTAVANYVEAVRDMLARPDPGDFPMIRDALDDTAKEALRAGHIVRRLRDFVARGEVEKTIEKLPLLINEAAVLGLMGAREKGIAPRFDLDPYASPVLVDKIQIQQVLINLIRNACEAMAASPVRELSVMSRPDERGFVRVIVADTGPGVDAQIAEQLFTAFTSTKSEGMGLGLSICRTIVEAHGGRIWMEPREGGGTEFHFTLVSAKAEERDDG from the coding sequence ATGCCTTTGATGGAACGATCCTTACCGGCCCGTGTGCTGGTCGCGCTGGCGTTGGTCGTTGTGGCGGCGCTGGTCCGCAATCTGTTCGATTTCTGGATCGACGGCCAAGCGGCCTTTCTCCTCTTCGCCCTCGCCATTCTGTCCGCATCGATCCTTGCAGGCCCGCTCGCTGCGGCGATCGCCGTCTTTCCCTCGCTGCTCCTCGGGATCTACTTTTCCGGGTTTCGGGAAACAGGCGCCGTCGATTTCGTCGAAGCGGCGCTTTTCCTGATGACGGCCGCGGGTATCATCTTGCTCGCACGCTTGAGCCACGGGCTGAAGGGACGCATTCGCGAAAGCGAAGGAAGCGCGGCCCGCCGTGCGGCCGAGGCCGACGTGCTCGCCGAGGAACTCGGTCTCCTCATCGACGGCGCTGAGGGTCACGCCATCTATCTTCTCGACCCCGAGGGGCGGGTCACGATCTGGAACAAGGGGGCGGAGCGCCTGAAGGGCTGGTGCGAGGAGGACGTCATCGGGCTCGACGCGTCGGTTTTCTATCCGTCCGACGCGATCGCAAGCGGAAAACCCGCCGACGATCTTGCGCGCGCCGCGCGCGATGGCCGTTTCGATGCCGAGGACTGGCGCGTCCGCAAGGACGGCTCCGAGTTCCTCGCCGACGTGTCGATCACCGCCCTGCGCCATCCCGACGGCAGCCTGCGGGGGTTTGCCAAGGTCGTGTCCGATATCACCGGCCGGCGTGCTTCGGAAGAGGCGCTGCGGTCGCAGGAAAGCCATCTTCGCTCGATCCTTTCGACGGTGCCCGATGCCATGGTGGTGATCGACGACCAGGGCCTGATCCTGTCGTTCAGCGCGGCCGCCGAACAATTGTTCGGCTATAGCGAGGCCGAACTGCTCGGCGCCAACGTCAGCATGCTGATGCCGTCGCCCGACCGCGAACGTCACGACAATTATATCCGGCGCTATCTGGAAACGGGCGAGAAGCGGATCATCGGCATCGGGCGCGTCGTCTTTGCCCAGCGCAAGGATGGATCGACCTTTCCGATGGAGCTTTCGATCGGCGAGGCGACGGGCGAGGCGCATCCGTTGTTCACTGGCTTCATTCGCGACCTCACCGAGCGTCAGAAGACCGAAGAGCAGCTCGAATCGCTGCAGTCCGAGCTCATCCATGTTTCGCGCGTCAGTGCGATGGGAACGATGGCATCGACCCTCGCGCACGAACTCAACCAGCCGCTGACGGCGGTCGCCAATTATGTCGAGGCGGTGCGCGACATGCTCGCCCGGCCCGACCCGGGCGATTTCCCGATGATCCGCGATGCGCTCGACGACACCGCGAAGGAAGCGCTGCGGGCGGGGCATATCGTCCGGCGCCTGCGCGATTTCGTGGCGCGCGGCGAGGTCGAGAAGACGATCGAGAAGCTCCCCCTGCTGATCAACGAAGCCGCGGTGCTCGGCCTGATGGGCGCGCGCGAAAAGGGGATCGCGCCGCGCTTCGATCTCGACCCCTATGCCTCGCCCGTGCTCGTCGACAAGATCCAGATCCAACAGGTTCTCATCAACCTCATCCGCAACGCCTGCGAGGCGATGGCGGCGAGTCCGGTGCGCGAACTCAGTGTTATGAGCCGCCCCGACGAGCGCGGCTTCGTGCGCGTGATCGTCGCCGATACCGGGCCGGGCGTCGATGCGCAGATTGCCGAACAACTTTTCACGGCCTTTACAAGCACCAAGTCCGAAGGGATGGGGCTGGGCCTTTCGATCTGCCGCACGATCGTCGAAGCGCACGGTGGGCGGATCTGGATGGAGCCGCGGGAAGGCGGCGGTACCGAATTTCATTTCACACTGGTCAGCGCGAAAGCCGAGGAACGGGATGACGGATAA
- a CDS encoding response regulator transcription factor, translated as MTDNKLVHIVDDEDAIRRSASFMLKTSGYSVQTWASGAAFLKEVRHAPEGCVLLDVRMPEMDGLEVQQALLDRGVTMPVIVLTGHADVSIAVRAMKAGAVDFLEKPFEKVVLIAAIEAAFDRIAAADGAAARAAEANVVLGVLTPREREVLDGLAQGLPNKTIAYDLGISPRTVEVHRANLMAKLDVRSLSDALRLAFAAGMGA; from the coding sequence ATGACGGATAATAAGCTTGTCCATATCGTCGACGATGAGGACGCCATCCGGCGCTCGGCGAGCTTCATGCTCAAGACGTCGGGTTACAGCGTCCAGACATGGGCGAGCGGCGCCGCCTTTCTGAAAGAGGTGCGACATGCCCCTGAGGGCTGCGTCCTGCTCGACGTCCGGATGCCCGAGATGGACGGCCTCGAAGTCCAGCAGGCGCTGCTCGACCGGGGTGTAACGATGCCGGTGATCGTGCTGACCGGCCATGCCGATGTGTCGATCGCGGTGCGGGCGATGAAGGCGGGCGCGGTCGATTTCCTCGAAAAGCCGTTCGAAAAAGTGGTGCTCATTGCCGCGATCGAGGCTGCTTTCGACCGGATCGCAGCGGCGGACGGCGCGGCCGCGCGCGCCGCTGAAGCCAATGTCGTGCTGGGCGTCCTCACTCCGCGCGAACGCGAGGTGCTCGACGGTCTGGCTCAGGGGCTGCCGAACAAGACGATTGCCTATGACCTCGGTATCTCGCCGCGCACCGTCGAAGTGCACCGCGCCAATCTGATGGCGAAGCTCGACGTCCGCAGCCTGTCCGACGCGCTGCGCCTCGCCTTCGCGGCCGGCATGGGTGCCTGA
- a CDS encoding response regulator transcription factor, which produces MKIEPAALPSIADLSGREREVVAGLMRGLTNKQIGHELGISHRTVEIHRARAMRKLRTPTLAALLSLVLPHRNEFPRGG; this is translated from the coding sequence ATGAAAATCGAGCCCGCCGCGCTGCCGTCGATTGCGGACCTTTCCGGGCGCGAGCGCGAGGTCGTGGCAGGGTTGATGCGAGGCCTCACCAACAAGCAGATCGGCCATGAACTCGGTATCAGTCACCGGACGGTCGAGATCCACCGCGCGCGGGCGATGCGAAAGCTGCGGACGCCGACGCTTGCGGCGCTTCTCTCGCTGGTCTTGCCCCATCGGAACGAGTTCCCGCGAGGCGGATGA
- a CDS encoding MgtC/SapB family protein produces MSVLIAPAGFGQWPLLTGIGLSLGLGLLIGVQRGWTARNEADGSRFAGIRTFGLLGLTGGIAGALEPIDRAAAILLLTAASLLILLGYARMAHRSVSGTAGLASLIALACGFLATSAQPLLASILAVATTLLLTMRPQLHRWIGAMTETEVSAIARFALIAIVILPLLPDRALGPYEAWNPRQLWLVVVLVSGFSFAGYAAAKRFGATRGTLAMAATGAMVSSTAVTAALATRLRDETENAPALVAGIAAASAVMLSRVVVLVAILAPIAFGTAALLIGPAAFVSLAAAIWCLLRARHAPATPTEAMNLRNPLNFAPALGLTVLVMAMALIARWLMERIGEGGTAIILALSGIADVDAAIVTIGGLPSGTLDGRTAGMALAAAVMANTLFKAAIPLALVRTRRGWLAALPLVASVVAGFAMLPWIM; encoded by the coding sequence ATGTCCGTGCTGATCGCGCCCGCCGGGTTTGGGCAATGGCCGCTTCTTACCGGCATCGGGCTGTCGCTTGGGCTGGGTCTGCTGATCGGCGTCCAGCGCGGATGGACGGCGCGAAACGAAGCCGATGGAAGCCGCTTTGCCGGGATCCGCACCTTCGGCCTGCTCGGACTGACAGGAGGAATCGCCGGGGCTCTCGAACCGATCGACCGCGCGGCCGCGATCCTGTTGCTGACGGCCGCCTCGCTTCTGATCCTCCTCGGCTATGCAAGGATGGCGCATCGCAGCGTGAGCGGCACCGCCGGTCTTGCTTCGCTGATCGCGCTGGCCTGCGGCTTTCTCGCGACGTCGGCCCAGCCCCTGCTCGCATCAATCCTGGCGGTCGCCACCACGCTGCTTCTGACGATGCGCCCCCAGCTTCACCGCTGGATCGGCGCCATGACCGAAACCGAGGTCAGTGCAATCGCCCGCTTCGCGTTGATCGCGATCGTCATCCTGCCGCTGCTGCCCGATCGCGCGCTCGGCCCTTATGAGGCATGGAATCCGAGGCAGCTCTGGCTCGTCGTCGTGCTCGTCTCGGGCTTTTCCTTCGCCGGCTATGCCGCAGCGAAACGGTTCGGTGCGACGCGCGGAACGCTGGCGATGGCCGCAACCGGCGCGATGGTGTCTTCGACCGCCGTGACCGCAGCGCTGGCGACACGACTGCGCGACGAGACGGAAAATGCGCCCGCGCTGGTAGCGGGGATCGCCGCGGCCTCGGCCGTGATGCTCTCCCGCGTCGTCGTCCTTGTCGCCATCCTCGCGCCGATTGCATTCGGCACCGCCGCGCTGCTGATCGGCCCCGCCGCGTTCGTCAGCCTCGCCGCCGCAATCTGGTGCCTGCTGCGCGCCCGCCACGCCCCGGCAACGCCGACCGAAGCCATGAATTTGCGCAACCCCTTGAACTTCGCCCCGGCGCTGGGGTTGACCGTGCTGGTGATGGCGATGGCGCTCATCGCTCGCTGGCTGATGGAGCGGATCGGCGAAGGCGGAACCGCGATCATCCTGGCGCTGTCGGGAATCGCCGACGTCGACGCGGCAATCGTCACGATCGGCGGGCTGCCATCCGGGACCCTCGACGGCCGGACGGCCGGAATGGCGCTCGCGGCGGCGGTCATGGCCAATACGCTGTTCAAGGCGGCGATTCCTCTCGCTCTCGTCCGGACGCGCCGCGGCTGGCTCGCGGCGCTGCCGCTCGTAGCCAGCGTGGTCGCCGGCTTCGCCATGCTGCCCTGGATAATGTGA
- a CDS encoding TraR/DksA family transcriptional regulator → MYDAVTLRTQLEARLLALGARIDDIEATQREPLGEDFADQAVARQDDEPLDAIEGAALSEIALTRQALARLAAGTYGLCIACGKPVSAARLEALPVTPHCITCARDARS, encoded by the coding sequence ATGTACGACGCCGTCACCCTCCGCACGCAACTCGAAGCGCGTCTCCTCGCGCTTGGCGCCCGCATCGACGACATCGAGGCGACGCAGCGCGAACCGCTCGGCGAGGATTTTGCCGACCAGGCTGTCGCACGTCAGGACGACGAGCCGCTCGATGCGATCGAAGGCGCGGCGCTGAGTGAAATCGCACTGACCCGGCAGGCGCTCGCGCGGCTGGCAGCCGGAACCTACGGCCTCTGTATCGCTTGCGGTAAACCAGTTTCCGCGGCGCGCCTCGAGGCGCTTCCTGTCACTCCGCATTGCATCACATGCGCACGCGACGCCCGAAGCTGA
- a CDS encoding Crp/Fnr family transcriptional regulator, whose amino-acid sequence MSDCASCAVRGRAICASLDAGELAELGRMGRRQRVKSGHTLIWEGDDAPLVANVLKGVLKLVVAASDGREQIVGIVFACDFIGRPFGKESLYRVTAMTDAEVCIYNRNSFDAFAGAHPHLQQKLLRRTLDELDRARYWMMLLGRKSAAEKVASFLLEMSDRLAGQAGPTRRDDGFELPFGRQQIADILGLTIETTCRQLTRMRADGLLDLPSRREVVIHDRRAVEAMAG is encoded by the coding sequence GTGAGCGATTGTGCGTCCTGCGCCGTGCGGGGCCGCGCGATCTGCGCGAGCCTTGACGCCGGCGAACTCGCCGAACTTGGCCGGATGGGGCGCCGCCAACGCGTCAAATCGGGCCATACACTGATATGGGAAGGCGACGATGCGCCGCTCGTCGCCAATGTCCTGAAGGGCGTGCTCAAACTGGTCGTGGCGGCTTCCGACGGGCGCGAGCAGATCGTCGGGATCGTCTTCGCCTGCGACTTCATCGGCCGGCCGTTCGGCAAGGAAAGTCTTTATCGCGTGACTGCGATGACCGACGCTGAAGTGTGCATCTACAACCGCAACAGCTTCGACGCCTTTGCCGGTGCGCATCCCCATCTGCAGCAGAAATTGCTCCGCCGGACGCTCGATGAACTCGACCGGGCACGCTATTGGATGATGCTGCTCGGCCGCAAGTCGGCCGCCGAAAAAGTGGCGTCCTTCCTTCTCGAAATGTCCGATCGTCTGGCGGGTCAGGCGGGCCCGACGCGCCGCGACGACGGATTCGAACTGCCCTTTGGCCGTCAGCAGATCGCCGACATATTGGGGCTGACGATCGAAACGACGTGCCGGCAACTGACCCGGATGCGCGCCGACGGGCTGCTCGATCTTCCCTCCCGCCGCGAGGTGGTCATCCACGATCGGCGCGCGGTGGAAGCGATGGCCGGATGA
- a CDS encoding L,D-transpeptidase family protein, whose amino-acid sequence MIMRPRIGRPGDRRQCARPAQLARAAMLIGAALLPLVSTAQSPAGEKSVVGAAKALKPGEFFWAPEIAANGPLLLVVSLVTQRATLYRNGIPIAISTVSTGSADHRTPVGVFTILERRVEHYSSIYDNAPMPYMQRLTWGGIALHGGTLPGYPASHGCIRLPHAFARLLYGVTRLGMTVIVTETAAIPRVAPGDPVAWAGTDAGGIADWHPERAPSGPVAVVVSAADRRVLVLRNGIAIGSAPVRIDGPVAGTSVFMRQGAPDGRAQWIRVHLPEPLASAPTESLRGRIHVAPDFRAVVEPLLGPGSSVIITGDSLRADDANAIPFHIEDDERASGPHQTPRRPAPP is encoded by the coding sequence ATGATCATGCGCCCGCGCATCGGTCGTCCGGGCGATCGCCGGCAATGCGCTCGACCGGCGCAGCTCGCGCGAGCGGCCATGCTGATCGGCGCGGCGCTGCTGCCGCTGGTATCGACGGCGCAATCGCCGGCGGGTGAAAAATCGGTTGTCGGTGCGGCGAAGGCGCTGAAACCGGGCGAATTTTTCTGGGCGCCGGAAATCGCGGCGAACGGGCCGCTTTTGCTCGTCGTCAGCCTCGTGACGCAGCGCGCAACCTTGTATCGCAACGGCATCCCGATCGCGATTTCCACGGTGTCGACGGGCAGCGCCGATCATCGAACGCCGGTCGGCGTCTTCACGATCCTCGAGCGCCGGGTCGAGCATTATTCGAGCATCTACGACAATGCTCCCATGCCCTATATGCAGCGGCTTACCTGGGGCGGGATCGCACTCCATGGCGGAACATTGCCCGGCTATCCGGCGTCGCACGGCTGCATCCGGTTGCCGCACGCGTTCGCGCGGCTGCTTTACGGCGTTACCCGGCTCGGCATGACGGTGATCGTCACCGAGACGGCGGCGATCCCGCGCGTGGCGCCCGGCGATCCCGTTGCATGGGCGGGCACCGATGCGGGCGGCATCGCCGACTGGCATCCCGAACGCGCGCCATCGGGGCCCGTCGCGGTCGTCGTCAGCGCGGCCGACCGCCGCGTCCTTGTGCTGAGGAACGGGATCGCGATCGGTTCTGCACCCGTCCGGATCGACGGGCCGGTCGCCGGGACGTCGGTTTTCATGCGACAGGGCGCGCCCGACGGGCGAGCACAGTGGATCCGCGTGCATTTGCCCGAACCGCTTGCTTCGGCGCCGACCGAAAGCCTCCGCGGCCGGATCCACGTCGCGCCCGACTTTCGGGCTGTGGTCGAGCCGCTGCTTGGACCCGGTTCGAGCGTTATCATAACCGGCGACTCGCTCCGCGCGGACGACGCGAACGCGATACCTTTCCACATCGAGGATGATGAGCGCGCGTCGGGGCCTCATCAAACTCCGCGTCGTCCGGCCCCGCCATAG
- a CDS encoding universal stress protein, with product MKNILLLVHDDAGQEARFQAALDIVRALDGHLACIDVTPYPVIAGETAMGYAETVVVFDERDSEAKNKSALTDRLSREDVSWSWADTIGEMAASVLDAADLADLIILNRALDGYPLPDMRDITSRIVARTSAAVLAVPGTLERFAIDRALVAWDGGRSAAAALRAAVPLLALANEVEIFTAREDEPRNGPDQAATYLSRHGIHARVKIVDKDGRADKLIAAEAQAGRADYIVMGAYGRGRVMETFGGVTKRMLQDSKLPLLLGH from the coding sequence ATGAAGAATATTCTTTTGCTGGTGCATGATGACGCGGGCCAGGAGGCGCGGTTTCAGGCGGCGCTCGACATAGTGCGTGCGCTGGACGGCCATCTCGCCTGCATCGATGTGACGCCTTACCCTGTCATCGCGGGCGAAACCGCCATGGGCTATGCCGAAACGGTCGTCGTATTCGACGAACGCGATAGCGAAGCGAAGAACAAGTCGGCGCTGACCGATCGTCTGTCGCGCGAAGATGTCAGCTGGAGCTGGGCCGATACGATTGGCGAAATGGCGGCATCGGTACTCGATGCTGCCGATCTTGCCGACCTCATCATTCTCAATCGCGCGCTCGACGGTTATCCTTTGCCCGACATGCGCGACATCACCAGCCGCATCGTTGCGCGGACCAGCGCCGCAGTTCTCGCGGTCCCCGGGACGCTGGAGCGCTTTGCGATCGATCGCGCGCTCGTCGCCTGGGACGGCGGACGATCGGCCGCCGCGGCGCTGCGCGCTGCGGTCCCGTTGCTCGCACTCGCGAACGAGGTTGAGATATTCACGGCGCGCGAAGACGAGCCCCGTAACGGTCCCGACCAAGCGGCAACCTATCTTTCGCGCCACGGCATTCATGCCCGCGTCAAGATCGTCGACAAGGACGGTCGGGCCGATAAGCTGATCGCCGCCGAAGCCCAGGCGGGGCGCGCCGACTATATCGTGATGGGCGCCTATGGCCGCGGCCGCGTGATGGAAACTTTTGGCGGCGTCACGAAGCGTATGCTGCAGGACAGCAAGCTTCCGCTCCTCCTCGGGCATTGA
- a CDS encoding response regulator has product MPNEGAHHRADFPRILIVEDDPAVRRSLLLLLKGRGFDVVAYPAAAQALADAAACPPACLVTDFRLDDQDGIALHAAMLAGGWRGPAVLISAFGSNELSDRARAAGFAAVFDKPLREHALVDTVRRLTDAKG; this is encoded by the coding sequence ATGCCGAACGAGGGCGCCCATCATCGAGCGGATTTTCCCAGAATCCTGATTGTCGAGGACGATCCGGCAGTGCGTCGCTCCTTGCTTTTATTGCTGAAAGGACGCGGCTTCGACGTGGTCGCCTATCCCGCTGCGGCGCAGGCTCTCGCCGACGCCGCGGCCTGTCCGCCGGCTTGTCTCGTGACCGATTTCCGCCTCGACGATCAGGACGGGATTGCATTGCACGCAGCGATGCTGGCGGGGGGGTGGAGGGGACCGGCGGTGCTGATTTCCGCATTTGGATCGAACGAACTGTCGGACCGCGCGCGCGCGGCGGGCTTCGCGGCGGTCTTTGACAAACCGCTCCGCGAGCATGCCTTGGTGGATACCGTCCGTCGGCTGACCGACGCCAAAGGGTGA